In Brevibacillus brevis NBRC 100599, a single genomic region encodes these proteins:
- a CDS encoding RHS repeat domain-containing protein: MSYHADTRGSTTLLTDEHGRVTDRYTYGLYGELKAHEGRTKQPFCYNGRDGVMTDPNGLYYMRARYYHPGLKRFLNRDVLQGDMTDGQTFNRFAYVNGDPIGFIDPLGLMKCKDEKGKSQTRTEIMEIVRETLSPEVKKIKKLDPMQKWDIEVP, from the coding sequence TTGTCCTATCACGCGGATACGCGCGGAAGCACGACCCTGTTGACCGACGAGCATGGTCGAGTCACAGACCGTTATACCTACGGATTGTATGGTGAACTGAAAGCACATGAGGGCAGGACAAAACAGCCGTTTTGCTATAACGGCCGTGATGGAGTCATGACCGATCCGAATGGGTTGTACTACATGCGGGCGCGGTATTACCATCCGGGATTAAAGCGGTTCCTGAATCGAGATGTGCTCCAAGGGGATATGACGGACGGGCAGACGTTTAACCGTTTTGCTTATGTCAATGGGGATCCGATTGGGTTCATTGATCCGTTGGGGTTGATGAAGTGTAAGGATGAGAAGGGGAAATCTCAAACTAGAACGGAAATAATGGAGATTGTTCGAGAGACTTTGAGTCCTGAAGTGAAGAAGATAAAAAAATTAGATCCAATGCAAAAGTGGGATATAGAGGTTCCCTAG
- a CDS encoding RHS repeat-associated core domain-containing protein gives MRHAKKLRFGGMLARANTFTRVQDGLYRSSDADVFFDELRERQDGYTLWVKETRETYDFARNGQALRHTVAAGMSLLFSYDQHGRLNRLTEERSRRAFSLEYGADGLVSALSDGTRSLRFSYDAYRRMTRYTNPNHVVTDLSYTGNDQLESLASDGVIVYTNTFDEEGRIICQTDAAGIPGYIHYDTESRPGMMVTTFTDGNGHVEVMVHDDNGLLLEKTEKDGTVTKYSYNEWGQTTSETNGAGETTTYTYDHRGNLVKETDPLGNTTTYTYNENDLLIAEEDAEGGVTTYAYDEHDRLVSITRPDGCTSSIGYNEHGQRSTYIDFTGAKTTYHYDGQGMLVSAQDPEGRIFRVGFDPTGRMTTFTDAFGGSLRQVFDANDNLVGVIDPLGRMHSFTYDTQDCRVEETTASGASTKIGYTITEKVETITNVYGGVTRYEYDKEWQIIGVVDPTGAKTSLERDAMGRVTSVTDPLGNTQRYEYDAAGRLTAVYDATGQKVSGLTYDGAGNMLAHIDGLGRTTQYQFNKLHQVIATTNAAGQKTKFSYDAAARLTKVLENEAAIYKQQYDGEGRLTSYTDANGNATTLSYDASGLLLAERNATGEGTTYRYDKRGWLTNKTNARGQETHYRYDAAGQLIEQQDEAGTVRRTFDAEGRVVSVKEDGKDTKRRTYDLLGRIVSSTDQYGNTLQYTYDAGGRLATLVYPDGKKVHYSYDLAGQLTTVTDWAGRVTRYTYDENYRLIRTERPNGTVEQRHYDAAGQLLRLWDQNAQGVMLQQYRFVYNELGQITQEEEKQYTYDALRRLTSGAMAGRKILYTYDQGGNITAIGDSGSSLATAMTYAKDNRLDTVDGQPVQYDEDGNLLLLPGKQQPETYAYDARNRLVRAGQARYTYDAEYVRTSMTWNGKTTRYVVDENADLTQVLMELEESGTARAYYVYGLGLIGREDAQGDYLSYHADTRGSTTLLTDEHGRVTDRYTYGLYGELEAHEGRTKQPFCYNGRDGVMTDPNGLYYMRARYYHPGLKRFLNRDVLQGDMTDGQTFNRFAYVNGDPIGFIDPLGLMKCKEETGSNQQTEKFYRAMSEKEFKKLQNNDGRLTKRLEGKSELKITDDPQYGSGDLSKRKSQKSRNYTRFVEFEVKAGTKEELIKLGGTHESARSTFPHLPEHKEGLVEVKFEKRGVLSLGLGSSKDGLELFNKNIVSWREL, from the coding sequence ATGAGACACGCGAAGAAATTACGGTTTGGTGGAATGCTGGCCCGCGCCAATACCTTTACTCGTGTTCAGGACGGCTTATATCGGTCTAGCGATGCGGACGTCTTCTTTGACGAACTGCGGGAAAGACAAGACGGCTATACGCTGTGGGTCAAGGAAACGAGAGAGACGTACGATTTTGCAAGAAATGGACAAGCACTTCGCCATACGGTGGCTGCCGGAATGTCGTTGCTCTTCAGCTATGACCAGCATGGCAGGCTGAATCGCTTGACAGAAGAGCGGAGTCGTCGAGCGTTTTCACTGGAGTATGGGGCGGATGGTTTGGTGTCAGCATTGTCTGATGGGACTCGTTCCCTTCGCTTTTCGTATGATGCCTACCGCAGGATGACTCGCTACACCAATCCTAATCATGTTGTCACTGACTTGTCCTATACAGGAAATGACCAACTGGAATCTCTGGCATCCGATGGCGTCATTGTCTACACGAATACGTTTGACGAAGAAGGGCGCATCATCTGCCAGACAGACGCGGCAGGCATCCCTGGTTATATTCACTACGATACCGAGAGCCGCCCTGGCATGATGGTCACGACCTTCACAGACGGAAATGGGCATGTCGAGGTCATGGTCCATGACGACAATGGCCTATTGCTGGAGAAGACTGAGAAGGATGGAACGGTCACCAAATACTCCTATAATGAGTGGGGACAAACGACATCTGAAACAAACGGAGCGGGCGAAACAACCACTTACACGTATGACCATCGCGGGAATCTGGTAAAAGAGACAGATCCTCTTGGCAATACAACGACCTATACGTACAACGAGAATGACCTACTGATAGCAGAAGAAGACGCGGAAGGCGGAGTCACGACTTACGCCTATGATGAGCACGATCGGCTGGTTAGCATTACACGACCAGACGGCTGCACCTCTTCCATCGGGTATAACGAGCACGGGCAAAGAAGCACTTATATTGATTTTACAGGAGCAAAAACCACTTATCATTACGATGGACAGGGAATGCTCGTTTCCGCTCAGGACCCAGAGGGCCGCATCTTCCGTGTTGGCTTCGACCCTACAGGCAGGATGACAACCTTTACAGATGCTTTTGGAGGTTCGCTGCGTCAGGTATTCGATGCCAATGATAATCTTGTTGGTGTCATAGATCCTCTCGGAAGGATGCATTCCTTCACCTACGATACACAGGATTGTCGGGTAGAGGAGACTACGGCTAGCGGAGCATCGACGAAGATCGGGTACACGATTACAGAAAAAGTAGAGACCATTACGAATGTCTACGGTGGAGTCACTCGTTATGAGTATGACAAAGAGTGGCAAATCATTGGGGTGGTAGACCCAACCGGGGCGAAGACCAGTCTCGAACGCGATGCCATGGGCAGAGTGACATCAGTCACCGACCCTTTGGGGAACACCCAGCGCTATGAATACGATGCTGCCGGGCGCTTAACGGCTGTCTATGATGCAACCGGACAGAAGGTGAGCGGGCTCACCTATGATGGCGCAGGCAATATGCTTGCCCATATTGACGGACTCGGAAGAACAACTCAATACCAGTTCAACAAGCTCCATCAAGTCATTGCCACGACGAATGCTGCTGGACAAAAAACCAAATTCTCCTACGATGCAGCCGCACGACTGACAAAGGTATTGGAAAATGAAGCAGCCATCTACAAGCAGCAATACGACGGAGAAGGCCGCCTAACGAGCTATACAGATGCCAATGGCAATGCCACCACCCTCTCCTACGATGCCAGTGGCTTGCTTTTAGCTGAGCGGAATGCTACTGGCGAAGGAACGACCTACCGCTATGACAAGCGCGGATGGCTGACCAACAAGACCAATGCACGCGGTCAGGAAACGCACTATCGCTACGATGCAGCAGGACAGCTCATTGAGCAGCAGGACGAAGCAGGGACTGTTCGCAGGACTTTCGACGCCGAGGGTCGCGTGGTAAGTGTCAAAGAAGATGGAAAAGACACCAAGCGTCGTACCTACGATCTTTTGGGGCGAATCGTCTCCAGCACAGATCAGTATGGGAATACGCTACAGTACACCTACGATGCGGGAGGCAGACTGGCAACGCTCGTCTATCCAGATGGCAAGAAGGTTCACTATTCCTACGATCTCGCAGGTCAATTGACCACGGTCACAGACTGGGCAGGTCGTGTTACAAGGTACACGTACGATGAAAATTACCGCCTCATCCGTACAGAGCGACCGAACGGTACGGTAGAGCAGCGTCACTATGATGCAGCCGGGCAGCTTCTCCGTCTTTGGGATCAAAATGCGCAAGGCGTCATGCTCCAGCAATATCGGTTTGTGTACAACGAGCTCGGGCAGATCACCCAAGAGGAAGAAAAGCAATACACCTATGATGCCCTGCGACGCCTGACGAGCGGAGCCATGGCAGGACGCAAGATTCTCTATACCTATGACCAGGGCGGGAATATTACCGCGATCGGGGATTCAGGTTCGAGTCTTGCTACGGCGATGACGTACGCCAAGGACAACCGACTGGACACAGTAGATGGTCAACCGGTTCAGTATGACGAGGACGGCAACCTTCTGCTGCTCCCAGGTAAGCAACAGCCAGAAACGTATGCGTACGATGCCCGCAATCGTCTTGTTCGCGCCGGACAAGCTCGCTACACCTACGATGCTGAATACGTCCGCACCTCCATGACCTGGAACGGTAAGACGACACGGTATGTGGTTGACGAAAACGCCGATTTGACTCAGGTTCTTATGGAGCTGGAGGAAAGTGGAACCGCCAGAGCGTATTATGTATATGGACTGGGCCTCATTGGTCGTGAGGATGCGCAAGGCGACTATTTGTCCTATCACGCGGATACGCGCGGAAGCACGACCCTGTTGACCGACGAGCATGGTCGAGTCACAGACCGTTATACCTACGGATTGTACGGGGAACTGGAAGCACACGAGGGCAGGACTAAACAGCCGTTTTGCTACAATGGCCGCGATGGGGTCATGACCGATCCGAATGGGTTGTACTACATGCGGGCGCGGTATTACCATCCGGGATTGAAGCGGTTCCTGAATCGAGATGTGCTCCAAGGGGACATGACGGACGGGCAAACGTTTAACCGTTTTGCTTATGTGAATGGGGATCCGATTGGGTTCATTGATCCGTTGGGATTGATGAAGTGTAAAGAGGAGACGGGAAGTAATCAACAAACTGAAAAGTTTTATCGGGCAATGTCAGAAAAAGAATTTAAGAAACTGCAAAATAATGATGGAAGACTAACAAAGCGACTTGAAGGAAAAAGTGAGCTTAAAATTACGGACGATCCACAATACGGATCGGGTGATTTATCTAAGCGGAAGTCCCAAAAATCTAGGAATTACACTAGATTTGTCGAATTTGAAGTTAAAGCTGGTACGAAGGAAGAGCTTATTAAGCTCGGTGGTACCCATGAGTCTGCTAGATCCACTTTTCCACATTTACCTGAGCATAAAGAGGGATTAGTTGAAGTGAAATTTGAAAAGAGAGGAGTATTAAGTTTGGGTCTAGGTTCTAGCAAAGATGGGCTTGAGCTATTTAATAAAAACATTGTGTCTTGGAGGGAACTTTGA
- a CDS encoding DUF6531 domain-containing protein, with protein sequence MHVQNQMSEGAGTAVTAAKRTTKAVKATKAMSKATKAVKATAKAASAVKGKVVTAARNIQESMDKLAAVQKLKKSMLGKFMQKPVVKEVIKEAGSEALDYATDGVFSTVAGIAGRRKKVRVTYKNTDRLKKRNIKKAKLKSCLRDPIHGGTGAQFIVHPALKLYGAETWTFELHYNSLLLQEGALGKAWTHNYEMRLEFLDETREEITVWWNAGPRQYLYSCSGRLISV encoded by the coding sequence TTGCATGTTCAAAATCAAATGAGTGAAGGTGCGGGTACGGCAGTGACTGCGGCAAAGCGGACGACGAAAGCAGTGAAGGCAACAAAAGCGATGTCCAAGGCAACGAAAGCGGTCAAGGCGACCGCCAAAGCAGCAAGTGCGGTGAAAGGCAAGGTCGTCACTGCTGCGCGGAACATTCAGGAGAGCATGGACAAGCTTGCGGCTGTGCAGAAGCTGAAGAAGAGCATGCTTGGCAAGTTCATGCAGAAGCCCGTTGTGAAAGAAGTGATCAAGGAAGCCGGATCTGAGGCATTGGATTATGCGACGGATGGTGTTTTCTCAACCGTAGCGGGAATTGCCGGGCGCCGTAAAAAAGTTCGTGTGACTTATAAGAACACTGATAGGCTGAAAAAGCGGAACATCAAAAAAGCGAAGCTGAAAAGTTGTCTTCGAGACCCTATCCACGGAGGCACCGGAGCGCAGTTTATCGTTCATCCTGCCCTCAAGCTGTATGGAGCCGAGACGTGGACGTTTGAGCTGCATTACAACTCCCTGCTTTTACAAGAGGGAGCACTGGGCAAAGCATGGACACACAATTACGAAATGCGCCTGGAATTCCTGGATGAGACACGCGAAGAAATTACGGTTTGGTGGAATGCTGGCCCGCGCCAATACCTTTACTCGTGTTCAGGACGGCTTATATCGGTCTAG
- a CDS encoding toxin-antitoxin system YwqK family antitoxin gives MEKIVDEEMLDYDDDIRTYCDQPFTGIGYVKYPNGVTKRETHYKDGFPHGFRREWFPNGKIQTEYELRRGKVHGRRTYWHSNDSIRSIGHYEWGVELDYTEWSENGELIEKRKLDPESPDSNYKILLKFREHYSKYENL, from the coding sequence ATGGAAAAAATCGTAGATGAGGAAATGTTAGATTATGACGATGATATAAGAACTTATTGTGATCAGCCTTTTACAGGTATTGGATATGTTAAATATCCTAACGGAGTGACCAAAAGGGAGACTCACTATAAAGACGGATTTCCACATGGGTTTCGAAGAGAATGGTTTCCTAATGGAAAAATTCAAACAGAATATGAACTAAGAAGAGGGAAAGTTCATGGACGTAGGACTTACTGGCATTCAAATGATTCAATAAGATCAATCGGGCATTATGAATGGGGAGTTGAACTAGACTATACTGAATGGAGTGAGAATGGTGAGTTAATTGAAAAACGCAAGCTTGACCCTGAATCCCCGGATTCCAACTATAAAATTTTATTGAAGTTTAGAGAACACTATTCCAAATATGAAAATCTTTGA
- a CDS encoding YwqJ-related putative deaminase yields MNTTEKLAGYENIQLVSPFEIQSLQDVRIVKKVNEHARLFVTGIIPEEKSDRYIEMATSEDTVALNLVENGSLTKTLFKGLVDSVSVNFVHGVYHLELEAVSHTQRMDGQRKMRSFQHKQMSYASLLDEITKDYPGSDYLDHASNGAPLGTIAIQYQETDWEFLKRLASRFGSILVAEAVADKPKFWFGLPEGRTAQLTDASYTISKRLSPYMETTENGYAAGMSENDFLTYEVESGQVLQLGDRVNYQGKELVVSGSTTRIEHALLIHAYQLMPEAGIRQNPIRNDDICGAALEGKIIDIQKDTVKIHLDIDPKQPKAEASWFPYATVYSAEGNSGFHCMPQMGDSVKLYFSTPDEEGAMAVSSVRKGGGSTAKTGNPGIKYWGTNFGKELMMGGKELVLTAKESKEGNIFIKLHEEDGIEIHSMHPIVFSSEKDMEITSDTKVEIKAKEAIYLMCSTSSMILDGEVDLQAPKIEMVGLTKAPVVVEDLPQEEEEEEEEQQEEEESGWGGFLDGVQLALDVVGLIPGLGEIADLANAGISLARGDYAGAALSLAACIPFAGWAATGAKLGAKAHKALKGTKVGQKVLEVADSAADVVKTVANAVESTVGKVWTAARKTLDEMDVMQAVQRIKEQLYASVMAAKDAVINKAKQMKEQLKQKARKLRDDMQEGLQNLADSLSPQLQLAEGFPVKFSNKKDVVELAPTENQLKWRETYGGPNGQKPNQKPNQKPPEKPPEGTGNAKPSRLEELRAKYGQLSPTELHQRINLRGAVVDEYKRLKAMGLTNDEMGPCLAGVLDKKTGKIYFGRNTIDGSIPNKLAKEIKDRLENMPDEILHGYEKTKGAGSHAEIFALNDALLSRSGSNLSDYMIYVIKSNGSKKLRGTPVPRCPHCDYLTQGSNFIPEVLKYGKNRR; encoded by the coding sequence ATGAATACGACAGAGAAGCTGGCTGGATACGAGAATATTCAGTTGGTCTCACCCTTTGAAATCCAAAGCCTACAAGATGTCAGAATCGTGAAGAAAGTCAATGAGCACGCCAGGCTGTTCGTCACCGGTATCATCCCGGAGGAAAAAAGCGACCGTTACATTGAAATGGCGACGAGTGAGGATACAGTCGCGCTGAATTTGGTGGAAAACGGTTCGCTTACAAAGACATTATTCAAAGGACTCGTGGATTCCGTCAGTGTGAACTTTGTTCACGGCGTGTACCATTTGGAGCTCGAAGCGGTCTCGCACACGCAGCGAATGGACGGACAGCGCAAGATGCGCTCTTTTCAGCATAAACAAATGTCCTATGCCAGTCTGCTGGATGAAATCACAAAGGACTATCCTGGCTCGGATTATTTGGATCATGCTTCGAATGGAGCGCCGCTTGGGACCATCGCCATTCAGTATCAGGAGACAGATTGGGAGTTTTTAAAGCGACTGGCCTCCCGCTTCGGCTCTATTCTCGTCGCCGAGGCTGTCGCGGATAAGCCAAAGTTCTGGTTTGGCTTACCCGAGGGACGTACTGCTCAACTGACAGACGCGAGCTACACCATCAGCAAAAGGCTGTCGCCCTATATGGAAACGACAGAAAACGGCTACGCGGCAGGTATGTCGGAAAACGATTTTCTCACCTATGAAGTAGAAAGCGGACAGGTCCTCCAGCTCGGAGACCGCGTGAACTACCAAGGTAAAGAGCTGGTCGTCTCCGGGTCAACAACGAGGATCGAACATGCGCTTCTCATTCACGCCTATCAGCTCATGCCCGAAGCAGGCATCCGTCAAAACCCTATCCGTAACGACGACATATGCGGCGCTGCCCTGGAAGGCAAGATTATCGACATCCAGAAGGACACCGTCAAAATCCACCTCGACATTGATCCGAAGCAGCCCAAGGCAGAGGCGAGTTGGTTCCCGTATGCCACGGTCTACTCGGCAGAGGGCAACAGCGGTTTTCACTGCATGCCGCAAATGGGCGACTCCGTCAAGCTGTACTTCTCCACACCAGATGAAGAAGGCGCCATGGCAGTCAGCTCCGTGCGAAAAGGCGGGGGCAGCACGGCGAAGACAGGCAATCCCGGCATCAAGTACTGGGGAACCAACTTTGGCAAAGAGCTGATGATGGGCGGCAAGGAGCTCGTTCTTACTGCCAAGGAGAGCAAGGAAGGCAATATTTTTATCAAGCTGCATGAAGAGGACGGCATCGAGATTCACAGTATGCATCCGATCGTATTTTCCTCGGAAAAGGATATGGAGATTACGTCAGATACGAAGGTCGAGATCAAGGCCAAGGAAGCGATCTACCTCATGTGCAGCACCAGCAGCATGATTTTGGACGGGGAAGTCGATCTTCAAGCACCGAAGATTGAGATGGTCGGGCTGACGAAAGCGCCTGTGGTTGTGGAGGATTTGCCGCAGGAGGAGGAAGAGGAGGAAGAGGAGCAGCAGGAAGAGGAAGAGTCTGGCTGGGGTGGATTTCTGGATGGTGTACAGTTAGCGTTGGATGTTGTGGGACTCATTCCGGGTCTGGGAGAAATAGCGGACTTAGCGAATGCGGGAATCTCGCTCGCGCGTGGAGACTATGCAGGAGCGGCGCTATCGCTGGCGGCGTGTATCCCTTTTGCGGGCTGGGCGGCAACCGGAGCCAAGCTAGGAGCAAAGGCGCACAAAGCACTAAAGGGAACGAAAGTGGGACAGAAAGTGCTTGAGGTAGCAGACTCAGCGGCGGATGTAGTGAAGACGGTAGCAAATGCCGTCGAAAGTACCGTAGGGAAGGTCTGGACGGCTGCCCGCAAAACACTAGACGAGATGGATGTGATGCAAGCCGTCCAGCGAATCAAGGAGCAGTTGTACGCTAGCGTCATGGCTGCAAAAGATGCTGTCATCAACAAGGCGAAGCAGATGAAGGAACAGCTCAAGCAAAAGGCTAGGAAGCTGCGCGATGATATGCAAGAAGGCTTGCAGAATTTAGCGGATAGTTTAAGTCCTCAGTTACAATTGGCGGAAGGGTTTCCAGTAAAATTCTCGAATAAAAAAGATGTAGTGGAGCTTGCCCCTACAGAGAACCAACTGAAGTGGCGCGAAACATATGGGGGACCGAATGGGCAGAAGCCGAATCAAAAGCCGAATCAAAAGCCGCCGGAGAAGCCGCCTGAGGGGACGGGTAATGCTAAACCAAGTCGCTTAGAGGAGCTAAGAGCGAAATATGGTCAACTAAGCCCAACAGAATTGCATCAACGCATCAACTTGAGAGGTGCCGTTGTTGACGAATACAAGCGACTAAAAGCTATGGGTTTAACTAATGATGAAATGGGACCATGTCTAGCTGGGGTTCTTGATAAGAAGACTGGAAAGATTTATTTTGGAAGAAATACTATAGACGGTAGTATCCCCAATAAACTTGCTAAAGAAATTAAGGATAGATTAGAGAACATGCCTGATGAGATATTGCATGGGTATGAAAAAACTAAAGGTGCTGGATCACACGCGGAAATTTTTGCACTAAATGATGCGCTTTTATCCAGATCCGGTTCAAATCTCTCAGATTATATGATTTATGTAATAAAATCCAATGGCTCTAAAAAGCTTCGTGGCACACCTGTCCCTCGATGCCCACATTGTGACTATTTGACACAAGGTTCTAATTTCATACCGGAGGTTTTAAAATATGGAAAAAATCGTAGATGA
- a CDS encoding DUF4280 domain-containing protein yields MPMIEDVDVVPSSAPKKSYVVAGAILTCDYGSQKNKLKTPFSHGVYIRNQAQMNVNDYMPQVNIMPFGKCKCEKNPTVAAATAANNGVLKPMPCIPVVTMPWIDGKADVLVENHPALLNTSTNMCIYGGCIRIEDDGQEQ; encoded by the coding sequence ATGCCCATGATTGAAGATGTCGATGTTGTACCTTCGTCGGCTCCGAAGAAAAGCTACGTCGTGGCAGGAGCAATTCTCACGTGCGACTACGGGAGCCAGAAGAACAAGCTGAAAACGCCGTTTAGTCATGGCGTGTACATTCGCAACCAGGCACAGATGAACGTGAATGACTATATGCCGCAAGTGAACATCATGCCGTTCGGCAAATGCAAATGCGAGAAAAATCCAACTGTTGCAGCTGCAACTGCTGCTAACAACGGTGTACTCAAGCCGATGCCATGCATTCCAGTAGTCACCATGCCCTGGATCGATGGCAAGGCAGATGTACTTGTGGAAAATCATCCCGCCCTGTTAAACACCAGCACGAACATGTGCATATATGGAGGCTGCATTCGCATCGAAGACGACGGACAGGAGCAATAG
- a CDS encoding imm11 family protein — MNYFILSQDERIASAVEPTGVFDVIRQEWLTTEYQDELDEAVIQFDIKQKKENDYLDFLDRPIPLYSNRLKTIIHKFAPKLFVKSVVLVDRERIKQDLYWLMILPRVNCLSEQSEFHRDGSLKRLVLDPDKIGRHTIFQIEGIREPYIIIDLRLAEALLRRDFFGIRLKKVEQAGRRMSHAHD, encoded by the coding sequence ATGAATTATTTCATCTTGTCACAGGACGAGCGAATCGCGAGTGCAGTAGAGCCAACGGGCGTTTTTGACGTCATCCGGCAGGAGTGGCTCACCACAGAATATCAGGACGAGTTGGACGAGGCCGTCATCCAGTTCGACATCAAGCAAAAGAAAGAAAATGACTACCTGGATTTTCTCGACAGACCGATCCCGCTCTATTCCAACCGCTTAAAGACAATCATCCACAAGTTCGCGCCGAAGCTGTTCGTAAAATCTGTCGTGCTCGTAGACAGGGAGCGGATCAAGCAGGATTTGTACTGGCTGATGATTCTGCCGCGTGTGAACTGCCTGTCCGAGCAAAGCGAGTTTCACAGGGACGGCTCCCTCAAAAGGCTGGTTCTCGATCCAGACAAGATTGGACGCCATACGATCTTTCAAATCGAAGGGATTCGCGAACCGTATATCATCATCGATTTGCGGCTGGCGGAAGCTTTGCTACGCAGGGACTTTTTCGGTATCCGCTTGAAAAAAGTAGAGCAAGCAGGGAGGAGAATGAGTCATGCCCATGATTGA
- a CDS encoding pentapeptide repeat-containing protein has translation MEREEALQHFKEHEVPKRTIASLHALDAYYQANKERLTKEFLHSFEAICRRVVDKQEQGTKGKLAHLTYSMLRTEHLLGSSHYLLEATDSSWFFDPVECQTSYDASWAFHFLDRLADEWNEAARAYAGHVRLPDIERIKLVEAEKFHQYVVHLIRYAMVQAVQLEVFQQVDKELELEVRVGEYIDQSEIVYCLDTRHKDSGMIRAWLEEKQELEYGYKVLAGLDLGQGQFDGLDLRYSDLSDSQLTKATLRESVLVGTRWHRAQLKAVDFGDSLIHGADFTGANLLGASFREASGPRGLLEPDAWETPGFDGVLFVGADLTGTDFTGADLRGADFTDAILTGANFSGALLERAVFSEEARESILLDELQERHVIWREGSQA, from the coding sequence ATGGAGAGAGAGGAAGCCTTGCAGCATTTCAAGGAGCACGAGGTGCCGAAGAGAACCATTGCCAGCCTGCATGCCTTGGATGCTTACTATCAGGCGAATAAAGAGAGGCTCACAAAAGAATTTCTTCATTCATTTGAAGCCATATGCCGACGCGTGGTTGATAAGCAGGAGCAAGGGACAAAGGGCAAACTGGCGCACTTGACCTATTCCATGCTGCGGACGGAGCATCTTCTTGGAAGCAGTCATTATTTGCTGGAAGCTACGGACAGCAGTTGGTTTTTCGATCCGGTAGAGTGTCAAACCAGCTATGATGCGAGCTGGGCATTCCACTTTTTGGATCGGCTCGCAGACGAATGGAACGAGGCTGCCAGAGCGTATGCCGGACACGTAAGACTTCCCGATATCGAACGGATCAAGCTCGTGGAGGCAGAGAAGTTTCATCAATATGTCGTTCACCTGATCCGTTATGCCATGGTGCAGGCTGTTCAGCTGGAAGTCTTTCAACAGGTGGACAAGGAGCTGGAGCTGGAGGTGCGTGTCGGGGAATATATCGATCAAAGCGAGATCGTGTATTGTCTGGACACTCGCCACAAAGATTCCGGGATGATCCGTGCCTGGCTGGAAGAAAAGCAAGAGCTGGAATACGGCTACAAGGTTTTGGCTGGCCTCGATTTAGGACAAGGACAATTCGATGGTCTTGATCTTCGTTATTCGGACCTCTCTGACAGTCAGCTAACGAAAGCGACCCTTCGCGAAAGTGTTTTGGTCGGGACGAGATGGCATCGTGCCCAGCTAAAAGCAGTTGATTTCGGAGACAGTCTCATTCATGGAGCGGATTTTACCGGAGCGAATCTGCTAGGCGCGAGCTTTCGTGAAGCATCCGGGCCAAGGGGGTTGTTGGAACCAGATGCGTGGGAGACACCCGGCTTTGATGGTGTCTTGTTCGTCGGGGCGGACTTGACCGGGACTGATTTTACTGGAGCCGATCTGCGCGGCGCAGACTTTACAGATGCGATTTTGACCGGAGCGAATTTTAGCGGCGCGCTTCTGGAGAGAGCCGTATTCTCGGAGGAGGCCAGGGAGTCCATTCTGTTGGATGAGCTTCAGGAGCGACATGTCATTTGGCGAGAGGGGAGTCAGGCATGA